The nucleotide sequence NNNNNNNNNNNNNNNNNNNNNNNNNNNNNNNNNNNNNNNNNNNNNNNNNNNNNNNNNNNNNNNNNNNNNNNNNNNNNNNNNNNNNNNNNNNNNNNNNNNNNNNNNNNNNNNNNNNNNNNNNNNNNNNNNNNNNNNNNNNNNNNNNNNNNNAACATAATTTATGAACTTGATATAACTTAAAAGAACTTTCACAAAATAAGGTTTGACTCAAAACAAACATAGAACTTTGGTAAATTCGGaatattgggggggggggagggggggttgcaATTGCCTTGGTTTCTCGTGCTTATTCAATATTAATTAATTACATATGTTGTTGATCATCTGGTGCACCAAGAATCCAAAGAAAAACCAGCATGTGGGATATTACTGGATTCCCACACGCACCGAGTTCTCACTCTTTGTTGACCCGAGTCTTGAAGGGGTATTGAAACAACAGGCGCGTGAGAGTTGGTTGATATAGATGCATGTACGTAAGAGATGTATAAAAGGTGCTTTGACGTGACGTGACTTAATTTGAAACTTTCAACGGGTGAAAAATATGTATATTCGGATTTAGTCAAATTAGTTTAATCCAATCGCGGCGAGTGAACGCACATATGATCCATTCGTGCGTGTCCAAATTATGTGCCGCCCTGTGCTTCTTAATTTAGTGTTAATCACCATACATTATGTTTGAAAGAGAACACTAGTAATTAAAAGAAGACTTAGTCAATGTTTGATTTTCTCCGTGTTAATTTACTTGGCTACATACgtctttttagagaaaaggcacatGCCGAGCCCGAGAAAAGGCTCGAACCTCGCTCGGCTTCAGAAATGCTCCAATTTGGTCAAACTAGTTAAAAATCCAATCGCGGTGGCAGAGCATACGTACGTATGATCGAGACACGTACAAATGATCGCATTTCGTCGTTGTTGCTCGTAGCCGCTTGTTTTTTAGTTTAGTGTTAACCACCACTTTTGTACATTATTTGTGAAAGCAGACNNNNNNNNNNNNNNNNNNNNNNNNNNNNNNNNNNNNNNNNNNNNNNNNNNNNNNNNNNNNNNNNNNNNNNNNNNNNNNNNNNNNNNNNNNNNNNNNNNNNNNNNNNNNNNNNNNNNNNNNNNNNNNNNNNNNNNNNNNNNNNNNNNNNNNNNNNNNNNNNNNNNNNNNNNNNNNNNNNNNNNNNNNNNNNNNNNNNNNNNNNNNNNNNNNNNNNNNNNNNNNNNNNNNNNNNNNNNNNNNNNNNNNNNNNNNNNNNNNNNNNNNNNNNNNNNNNNNNNNNNNNNNNNNNNNNNNNNNNNNNNNNNNNNNNNNNNNNNNNNNNNNNNNNNNNNNNNNNNNNNNNNNNNNNNNNNNNNNNNNNNNNNNNNNNNNNNNNNNNNNNNNNNNNNNNNNNNNNNNNNNNNNNNNNNNNNNNNNNNNNNNNNNNNNNNNNNNNNNNNNNNNNNNNNNNNNNNNNNNNNNNNNNNNNNNNNNNNNNNNNNNNNNNNNNNNNNNNNNNNNNNNNNNNNNNNNNNNNNNNNNNNNNNNNNNNNNNNNNNNNNNNNNNNNNNNNNNNNNNNNNNNNNNNNNNNNNNNNNNNNNNNNNNNNNNNNNNNNNNNNNNNNNNNNNNNNNNNNNNNNNNNNNNNNNNNNNNNNNNNNNNNNNNNNNNNNNNNNNNNNNNNNNNNNNNNNNNNNNNNNNNNNNNNNNNNNNNNNNNNNNNNNNNNNNNNNNNNNNNNNNNNNNNNNNNNNNNNNNNNNNNNNNNNNNNNNNNNNNNNNNNNNNNNNNNNNNNNNNNNNNNNNNNNNNNNNNNNNNNNNNNNNNNNNNNNNNNNNNNNNNNNNNNNNNNNNNNNNNNNNNNNNNNNNNNNNNNNNNNNNNNNNNNNNNNNNNNNNNNNNNNNNNNNNNNNNNNNNNNNNNNNNNNNNNNNNNNNNNNNNNNNNNNNNNNNNNNNNNNNNNNNNNNNNNNNNNNNNNNNNNNNNNNNNNNNNNNNNNNNNNNNNNNNNNNNNNNNNNNNNNNNNNNNNNNNNNNNNNNNNNNNNNNNNNNNNNNNNNNNNNNNNNNNNNNNNNNNNNNNNNNNNNNNNNNNNNNNNNNNNNNNNNNNNNNNNNNNNNNNNNNNNNNNNNNNNNNNNNNNNNNNNNNNNNNNNNNNNNNNNNNNNNNNNNNNNNNNNNNNNNNNNNNNNNNNNNNNNNNNNNNNNNNNNNNNNNNNNNNNNNNNNNNNNNNNNNNNNNNNNNNNNNNNNNNNNNNNNNNNNNNNNNNNNNNNNNNNNNNNNNNNNNNNNNNNNNNNNNNNNNNNNNNNNNNNNNNNNNNNNNNNNNNNNNNNNNNNNNNNNNNNNNNNNNNNNNNNNNNNNNNNNNNNNNNNNNNNNNNNNNNNNNNNNNNNNNNNNNNNNNNNNNNNNNNNNNNNNNNNNNNNNNNNNNNNNNNNNNNNNNNNNNNNNNNNNNNNNNNNNNNNNNNNNNNNNNNNNNNNNNNNNNNNNNNNNNNNNNNNNNNNNNNNNNNNNNNNNNNNNNNNNNNNNNNNNNNNNNNNNNNNNNNNNNNNNNNNNNNNNNNNNNNNNNNNNNNNNNNNNNNNNNNNNNNNNNNNNNNNNNNNNNNNNNNNNNNNNNNNNNNNNNNNNNNNNNNNNNNNNNNNNNNNNNNNNNNNNNNNNNNNNNNNNNNNNNNNNNNNNNNNNNNNNNNNNNNNNNNNNNNNNNNNNNNNNNNNNNNNNNNNNNNNNNNNNNNNNNNNNNNNNNNNNNNNNNNNNNNNNNNNNNNNNNNNNNNNNNNNNNNNNNNNNNNNNNNNNNNNNNNNNNNNNNNNNNNNNNNNNNNNNNNNNNNNNNNNNNNNNNNNNNNNNNNNNNNNNNNNNNNNNNNNNNNNNNNNNNNNNNNNNNNNNNNNNNNNNNNNNNNNNNNNNNNNNNNNNNNNNNNNNNNNNNNNNNNNNNNNNNNNNNNNNNNNNNNNNNNNNNNNNNNNNNNNNNNNNNNNNNNNNNNNNNNNNNNNNNNNNNNNNNNNNNNNNNNNNNNNNNNNNNNNNNNNNNNNNNNNNNNNNNNNNNNNNNNNNNNNNNNNNNNNNNNNNNNNNNNNNNNNNNNNNNNNNNNNNNNNNNNNNNNNNNNNNNNNNNNNNNNNNNNNNNNNNNNNNNNNNNNNNNNNNNNNNNNNNNNNNNNNNNNNNNNNNNNNNNNNNNNNNNNNNNNNNNNNNNNNNNNNNNNNNNNNNNNNNNNNNNNNNNNNNNNNNNNNNNNNNNNNNNNNNNNNNNNNNNNNNNNNNNNNNNNNNNNNNNNNNNNNNNNNNNNNNNNNNNNNNNNNNNNNNNNNNNNNNNNNNNNNNNNNNNNNNNNNNNNNNNNNNNNNNNNNNNNNNNNNNNNNNNNNNNNNNNNNNNNNNNNNNNNNNNNNNNNNNNNNNNNNNNNNNNNNNNNNNNNNNNNNNNNNNNNNNNNNNNNNNNNNNNNNNNNNNNNNNNNNNNNNNNNNNNNNNNNNNNNNNNNNNNNNNNNNNNNNNNNNNNNNNNNNNNNNNNNNNNNNNNNNNNNNNNNNNNNNNNNNNNNNNNNNNNNNNNNNNNNNNNNNNNNNNNNNNNNNNNNNNNNNNNNNNNNNNNNNNNNNNNNNNNNNNNNNNNNNNNNNNNNNNNNNNNNNNNNNNNNNNNNNNNNNNNNNNNNNNNNNNNNNNNNNNNNNNNNNNNNNNNNNNNNNNNNNNNNNNNNNNNNNNNNNNNNNNNNNNNNNNNNNNNNNNNNNNNNNNNNNNNNNNNNNNNNNNNNNNNNNNNNNNNNNNNNNNNNNNNNNNNNNNNNNNNNNNNNNNNNNNNNNNNNNNNNNNNNNNNNNNNNNNNNNNNNNNNNNNNNNNNNNNNNNNNNNNNNNNGAGAGAGAGAGGACCATGTCTAAATTATTGCTTCTTACTTTAGCGTTAACCACCACATGCCAATTAGTAAAGAGATGACTTAATCAATGCTTACCTTACCTCTGTTTATTGACTTGGCTACGCATGTCCCGATCAATAGTAGGCCAGGGGTGCTTTCGCTTTGGTTTCAGAAAACTCACGTAAAAGATTAGGTGGTGGTTTATAATTCTTGAATGGAAATTGTTGAGAAGGCTCGTTTGCTTCGAGAAAGGGAATAAAAGAGGTGATGGTTGGAACAGAGGACTAGTTCTAACGCGCAGCATGTATCCACTATAAATTCGTACTCGAGTACCCATCACATTACACATTACATCTCAGAACCAAGCGAGCAATGGCAAAGGggttcttctcttcttcctcctcgcgcgcCCATCACCGTGTAGCATGGGTGCTGCTTTGCCTTTGCATGATGCTATGCAGAGTGCACGGAGGATCATCATCTCGCAAGGTATGTAATTAATCAAGCAAGCAAGTTTCCTTAGTTCAATTAGTTAACCCACCTTCCTTTGCACGCACTCATGCGTCTATATATGTTTAGGTCTACATAGTTTACCTAGGCGACGTGAAGCATGGGCACCCGGACCACGTCGTGGCTTCGCACCATGACATGCTCACCACTCTTCTCGGAAGCAAGGAGGAATCTATGGCCTCCGTGGTGTACAACTACAAGCACGGCTTCTCAGGCTTCGCCGCCATGCTTACGCCGGAGCAAGCAGAGCGACTTGCAGGTCGGGACTCGTCGTCCAGTTAACATCTCAGATCAGTTTTGCCTTGCATGACAAATTTTTGATGTCATTCATGTGTGATGCATGCAGAGTTTCCGGAGGTAATCAGCGTCGAACCAAGCAGAAGGCACAAGGCGAGCACCACGCGGAGCTGGGACTTTCTTGGGCTCAACTACCAGATGTCTGGCAGTGCGGTTCCCCATGGAACCAACTACGGAGAGGATGTGATCATCGGAGTGATTGACAGCGGTTAGTATTTAGTATTGATAATTTCATGTCAGTCTCAGCCAATCACTCCCATTTCATTTTTTACTTTTTGCCAATACGCTCCCGTTTTAATTTGGCACCATGTTTTTCTTACACAAACCGATTAATCAGGGATCTGGCCGGAGTCACGAAGCTTTAGCGACCAAGGGTACCCACCGATACCGTCAAGGTGGAAAGGGATGTGCCAACTAGGGCCAGACTGGGACAAGAACAACTGCAGCCGCAAGATTATCGGCGCACGGTTCTACAGCGCAGGACTTCCCGACGAGGTCCTCAAGACGGACTCGCTCTCACCTCGTGACTATGGCGGGCACGGCACGCATTGTGCATCCACCGCGGCGGGCTCGGCCGTGCAGGCGGCCAGCTTCAACGGCCTCGCCAAGGGGGTTGCACGGGGAGGCGCACCACACGCTCGCATAGCGGTCTACAAGACCTTATGGGGCGCCCAAGGCATTGGCTATACGTCGGACTTTCTTGCTGCCATCGATGATGCAATCCACGATGGTGTGGACGTGCTATCGTTGTCCGTCGGATTCCCGGACGAGAACTCGTTCGGCGCCCTGCATGCGGTTCAGAAGGGGATCACCGTGGTGTACGCGGCCGGGAACGACGGACCTAGGCCGCAGACCCTTGAGAACACTTCACCGTGGGTCATCACCGTGGCAGCGAGCAAGGTTGATCGGTCATTTCCGACGGCGATCACACTAGGAAACAACCAGCATATACTGGTAAGTATACGCGTATGACTGAGAAAAGCTCCGAAAAAAAAATCATAGTTTGAAATGTTCCGGTGTGTATATATTCCTATTCCTGAGCAAACTCTGCCTGGCTATTCCTTTTTGTAGGGTCAGTCCCTCAACTACCACGTGGTGAACTCATCGGCCGGGAGCAGCCGTTTCACAGGCCTTGTGTCAGACGAGTAAGTAAATCAAGTTACCCGTTAGTTTTTTAATATCTATAGGGCAATTCTGACGCAGACTTCATTTTTCTTTCTGTATGTAGATGTACCATAGCATCTCTTAATGCCACTGCCAAGGACGTGAAAGGGAAAATCCTGCTCTGTTCTCCCTTGCCAGATGATCCATTGGCGATCGCCCCAGGGATCACTTTCAACAACGCGTTACAATATGTCCGGAATGGCGGGGGATCTGGACTTATTTTCGCTCAATATACAACAGACCTTTTAGGTGTTTGCCAAGGCATAGCCTGCGTCATCGTGGACCTTGACACTGGTAAGAAgatcaaaaaatacatccttggcaCAAGGTACGTACGTAGGCGCACCCAATTTCATCACATTTAATTTGTTGCAGCTAGCTGCATTGAGTCTATCCCTTCTGATTAATAGACATTTTCATTTGTAACTAAGCAGCTCTCCCATGGCAAAGATCGAACTGGCACGCACCGTTATCGGGAAAGAGATATCCGCACCAAAAGTGGCCTCCTTCTCCTCTAGAGGTCCATCACCTGATTACCCCGAAATTATCAAGGTACATACAATACAAACGTGGCAACAGTGGACTATAGCGAGCCATTACCAAGCCTATCATCAGCACATCCTTGTATCAGCTTTTGTCTCACACTGTCTTCCTTCTTCAATAGCCTGACATAGCTGCACCGGGAGCCAACATCTTGGCAGCAGTGGGAAATTCCTACGTATTTATGTCTGGAACGTCAATGGCAACCCCACACGTAGCTGGCATCGTCGCACTGTTGAAAGCTCAGCACCCAGATTGGTCTCCTGCGGCGATTAAATCAGCCATCATAACCTCCGGTAAGCGGACTGCAGCTAGCCATTGCCTTGAGATCATCCGATTCCTAGTTCACCAGTTCGTGACTTTTTTACCTTTGTTTTGTTGTTTCTGCCTGGTGATAAAGCCCATGTAACCGACGAGCGTGGCATGCCGATACTGGCAGAAGGGCTGCCTCGAAAAATCGCTGACCCATTCGACTACGGCGGCGGGAACATCAATCCTGGCGGCGCGGCCGATCCCGGTCTGGTCTATGACATCGATCCCCGCGACTACAACAAATTCTTCGGGTGCACCATCATCAGGAGGGCAAACGTGAGTTGTGATGCGACAACGTTACCGGCATATCACCTGAACCTGCCCTCCATCGCGATCCCTGAGCTGAGGCATCCAATCACCGTGTGGAGGACAGTGACAAACGTCGGCGAGGTCAACTCCGTGTACCACGCAGAAGTCCAAAGCCCAGCTGGAGTCAAGATGGAGATTGAGCCGCCGGTGCTCGTGTTCAACGCCATGAACAAAGTTCATACGTTTAAGGTGAAATTCTCGCCTATGTGGAAGCTGCAAGGGGACTACACCTTCGGCAGCATTACGTGGCATAAGGAACAGAAGGCTGTGAGGATTCCTGTTGCAGCCCGAATTACAATTCAGGACTTTTATGCAGATGTTGCATAAATAACTCGAGGTGCAACTTAAGTACACGAAATTCTGCTCTTGATTTGTACTATAATGAATAACAACAGTAAATGGATATAAATTCTTTATAAAGGTTGTCTCGGGGCCACTTTTGATACTCACTTAGCCTAGAAAGACATTTATCTTGTCGGAAGGCATTACTTACGATACTTAACCACTGTccgtcatagtgggagtaacttagctagcaTAGCGTGGCCCAGATAAGTGTGCTTATGTGCCATGTAGTTAATGAGAAAAGAGGTGTTTTAAGTAAACATAATATGTTACGTCACATAGCACTTCCTAAAATAAAAATAGTGTACAAGCTAATAAACACAACCACTTATGACACTATCTCTATGTTAGTCCCAACTATGAaagtagtaacataaactagtgtAAGTTACTCTCCCTTATGACTAGCCTAAAAAGTGAACCGGATAGAGTGTTGACAAGAACAAATTAACCATGCATATGATTACTATCAGAAGATTATAACATTTAACTCTTTAATTATCCTTAATTTCACGGTATCTGGTTTGTTTAATACTAGATTCGAGATCTTTTCACAAAAACTCATTTTAAATTTTCTTGATCGAAAGATATCGGTGGTCGACCAACCTGTAATGTAAAGTTTAGTTTCACTTCTATCAGTTGGCTCGCTTA is from Triticum aestivum cultivar Chinese Spring chromosome 3A, IWGSC CS RefSeq v2.1, whole genome shotgun sequence and encodes:
- the LOC123057401 gene encoding subtilisin-like protease SBT3.9, whose protein sequence is MAKGFFSSSSSRAHHRVAWVLLCLCMMLCRVHGGSSSRKVYIVYLGDVKHGHPDHVVASHHDMLTTLLGSKEESMASVVYNYKHGFSGFAAMLTPEQAERLAEFPEVISVEPSRRHKASTTRSWDFLGLNYQMSGSAVPHGTNYGEDVIIGVIDSGIWPESRSFSDQGYPPIPSRWKGMCQLGPDWDKNNCSRKIIGARFYSAGLPDEVLKTDSLSPRDYGGHGTHCASTAAGSAVQAASFNGLAKGVARGGAPHARIAVYKTLWGAQGIGYTSDFLAAIDDAIHDGVDVLSLSVGFPDENSFGALHAVQKGITVVYAAGNDGPRPQTLENTSPWVITVAASKVDRSFPTAITLGNNQHILGQSLNYHVVNSSAGSSRFTGLVSDECTIASLNATAKDVKGKILLCSPLPDDPLAIAPGITFNNALQYVRNGGGSGLIFAQYTTDLLGVCQGIACVIVDLDTGKKIKKYILGTSSPMAKIELARTVIGKEISAPKVASFSSRGPSPDYPEIIKPDIAAPGANILAAVGNSYVFMSGTSMATPHVAGIVALLKAQHPDWSPAAIKSAIITSAHVTDERGMPILAEGLPRKIADPFDYGGGNINPGGAADPGLVYDIDPRDYNKFFGCTIIRRANVSCDATTLPAYHLNLPSIAIPELRHPITVWRTVTNVGEVNSVYHAEVQSPAGVKMEIEPPVLVFNAMNKVHTFKVKFSPMWKLQGDYTFGSITWHKEQKAVRIPVAARITIQDFYADVA